In Crinalium epipsammum PCC 9333, the following are encoded in one genomic region:
- a CDS encoding DNA-directed RNA polymerase subunit gamma, translating to MRHQLEQRFDYVKIGIASPDRITQWGQRALPNGQVVGEVTKPETINYRTLKPEMDGLFCERIFGPAKDWECHCGKYKRVRHRGIVCERCGVEVTESRVRRHRMGYIKLAAPVSHVWYLKGIPSYLSILMDMPLRDVEQIVYFNAYVVLNPGNAENLTYKQLLTEDQWLEIEEQLYSEDTQLVGVEVGIGAEALQRLLQDVDLETEAEKLREEISNSKGQKRAKLIKRLRVIDNFIATGSKPDWMILTVIPVIPPDLRPMVQLDGGRFATSDLNDLYRRVINRNNRLARLQEILAPEIIVRNEKRMLQEAVDALIDNGRRGRTVVGANNRPLKSLSDIIEGKQGRFRQNLLGKRVDYSGRSVIVVGPKLKIHQCGLPREMAIELFQPFVIHRLIRQGLVNNIKAAKKLIQRADPSVWDVLEEVIAGHPVLLNRAPTLHRLGIQAFEPILVEGRAIQLHPLVCPAFNADFDGDQMAVHVPLSLESQAEARLLMLACHNILSPATGRPIVAPSQDMVLGCYYLTADNPAAQGGGDRYFANLDDVICAYKQNQLDLHAYIWVRYDGSVAAEEPDNEPVSVETSSDGTVTKHYKFRRVRELADGTLIRQYIRTTAGRIIYNKTVQESLIG from the coding sequence ATGAGACATCAACTTGAGCAGCGTTTTGATTATGTCAAGATTGGAATAGCTTCTCCAGATCGAATTACTCAATGGGGACAGAGGGCGCTGCCTAATGGTCAAGTTGTTGGTGAAGTTACCAAGCCAGAAACAATAAATTATCGCACCCTCAAACCAGAGATGGATGGCTTATTTTGTGAGCGCATCTTTGGACCTGCTAAAGATTGGGAGTGTCATTGTGGTAAGTATAAGCGGGTGCGCCATAGAGGGATTGTTTGTGAACGCTGTGGTGTAGAAGTCACAGAATCCCGCGTGCGCCGTCACCGGATGGGATATATTAAACTGGCTGCGCCTGTATCCCACGTTTGGTATTTAAAGGGCATTCCTAGCTATCTCAGCATTCTGATGGATATGCCTCTACGTGATGTAGAGCAGATAGTTTACTTTAATGCCTATGTTGTTTTAAATCCTGGTAATGCTGAAAATCTGACTTACAAACAATTACTGACAGAAGATCAGTGGTTGGAAATTGAAGAACAGCTTTATAGCGAGGATACTCAACTTGTTGGTGTTGAGGTAGGAATTGGTGCTGAAGCACTGCAAAGACTGTTGCAAGATGTCGATTTAGAAACAGAAGCAGAAAAGCTGCGGGAAGAAATCAGCAACTCCAAAGGGCAAAAGCGTGCCAAGTTGATTAAACGCCTACGGGTGATTGACAACTTTATTGCTACTGGTAGTAAACCTGACTGGATGATCTTGACGGTAATTCCGGTGATTCCTCCAGATTTACGCCCGATGGTGCAGCTAGATGGTGGACGTTTTGCTACGTCTGACTTGAATGATTTGTATCGACGGGTAATTAACCGCAATAACAGGTTGGCAAGATTACAAGAAATTCTTGCGCCAGAAATTATTGTGCGTAATGAAAAGCGGATGCTACAGGAAGCTGTGGATGCGCTGATCGATAATGGTCGTCGGGGTCGGACGGTGGTTGGTGCAAATAACCGACCTCTTAAGTCGCTGTCAGACATTATTGAAGGTAAACAAGGTCGTTTCCGCCAAAACCTTTTGGGTAAACGGGTTGATTACTCTGGACGAAGTGTAATTGTTGTTGGTCCTAAGCTGAAAATTCATCAGTGCGGTTTGCCACGAGAAATGGCTATTGAGCTATTTCAGCCGTTTGTGATTCACCGCTTAATTCGTCAAGGGTTGGTGAATAACATTAAAGCCGCTAAAAAATTGATTCAGCGTGCCGATCCTAGTGTGTGGGATGTGTTAGAGGAAGTGATCGCTGGTCATCCAGTGTTACTTAACCGCGCTCCAACACTTCACCGCTTAGGTATTCAAGCATTTGAGCCAATTTTAGTTGAAGGTCGAGCAATTCAATTGCATCCGTTAGTATGTCCGGCGTTTAACGCGGATTTTGATGGTGACCAAATGGCGGTTCACGTTCCTTTGTCTTTGGAATCCCAGGCAGAGGCAAGATTGTTAATGTTAGCTTGTCATAACATTCTGTCACCAGCAACAGGTCGCCCGATTGTGGCTCCTAGTCAAGATATGGTGTTGGGTTGTTACTATCTGACCGCAGACAATCCTGCTGCTCAAGGAGGGGGCGATCGCTACTTCGCTAACTTAGATGACGTAATCTGCGCTTATAAGCAAAATCAGCTAGATTTACACGCCTACATCTGGGTGCGGTATGACGGCAGCGTAGCTGCTGAGGAACCGGATAACGAACCTGTTTCTGTAGAAACTTCGTCAGATGGCACAGTAACCAAACATTATAAATTTCGCCGTGTCCGTGAGTTAGCTGACGGTACGTTGATTCGTCAGTACATCCGCACCACAGCAGGTCGAATTATCTACAACAAAACGGTTCAAGAATCACTAATTGGGTAA
- the rpoB gene encoding DNA-directed RNA polymerase subunit beta: MAKTDTTPAHMLPDLVEIQRSSFRWFLEEGLIEELNSFSPITDYTGKLELHFLGKNYKLKRPKYDVDEAKRRDASYAVQMYVPTRLINKETGEIKEMEVFIGDLPLMTDRGTFIINGAERVIVNQIVRSPGVYYKSETDKNGRRTYSASLIPNRGAWLKFETDKNDLVWVRIDKTRKLSAQVLLKALGLSDNEIYDALRHPEYYQKTLDKEGNPSEEEALMELYRKLRPGEPPTVTGGQQLLDSRFFDPKRYDLGRVGRYKINKKLRLNIPDTLRVLTAQDVLAAIDYLINLEFDIGSTDDIDHLGNRRVRSVGELLQNQVRVGLNRLERIIKERMTVSDAETLTPASLVNPKPLVAAVKEFFGSSQLSQFMDQTNPLAELTHKRRLSALGPGGLTRERAGFAVRDIHPSHYGRICPIETPEGPNAGLIGSLATHARVNQYGFIETPFWPVEKGRVLKDKPALYMTADEEDDLRVAPGDIPVDENAMILGESVPVRYRQEFTTTTPDQVDYVAVSPVQIISVATSLIPFLEHDDANRALMGSNMQRQAVPLLRPERPLVGTGLEAQAARDSGMVIVSKTVGEVSYVDATSIRVRDGSGRETEYPLQKYQRSNQDTCLNQRPLVFEGEDVKVGQILADGSSTEGGELALGQNILVAYMPWEGYNYEDAILISERLVSEDVYTSIHIEKFEIEARQTKLGPEEITREIPNVGEDSLRQLDETGIIRVGAWVESGDILVGKVTPKGESDQPPEEKLLRAIFGEKARDVRDNSLRVPNGEKGRVVDVRVFTREQGDELPPGANMVVRVYVAQKRKIQVGDKMAGRHGNKGIISRILPLEDMPYLPDGRAVDIVLNPLGVPSRMNVGQVFECLLGWAGENLGLRFKLTPFDEMYGEESSRSTVHGLLQDSVKKTGKDWLFDPENAGKTAVYDGRTGEAFDRPITVGMGYMLKLVHLVDDKIHARSTGPYSLVTQQPLGGKAQQGGQRFGEMEVWALEAFGAAYTLQELLTVKSDDMQGRNEALNAIVKGKAIPRPGTPESFKVLMRELQSLGLDIAVHKVETKEDGTSRDVEVDLMADVSNRRTPTRPTYESLSRDELEEDEV, translated from the coding sequence ATGGCTAAGACCGACACAACACCCGCTCATATGTTGCCTGACTTAGTTGAAATTCAGCGTTCCAGTTTTCGCTGGTTTCTAGAAGAAGGACTGATTGAGGAACTTAATAGCTTTTCTCCCATCACAGACTATACAGGGAAGCTAGAACTGCACTTTTTGGGCAAGAACTACAAACTCAAGCGACCAAAGTACGACGTAGACGAAGCCAAACGGCGCGACGCAAGTTATGCCGTCCAAATGTATGTTCCAACTCGCCTAATTAATAAAGAAACTGGCGAAATTAAGGAAATGGAAGTCTTTATTGGCGACCTGCCCTTAATGACTGACCGAGGCACGTTTATTATTAACGGTGCAGAACGAGTAATCGTCAACCAAATTGTGCGTTCTCCTGGTGTTTATTACAAATCAGAGACAGACAAAAACGGTCGTCGTACCTACAGCGCCTCTTTAATACCGAACCGAGGTGCATGGTTAAAATTTGAAACAGACAAAAACGATTTAGTTTGGGTAAGAATTGACAAAACCCGTAAATTGTCTGCTCAAGTTTTACTCAAAGCACTAGGCTTAAGTGATAACGAAATTTACGACGCTCTACGCCACCCAGAATACTATCAAAAAACCCTAGACAAAGAAGGTAATCCCAGCGAAGAAGAAGCACTAATGGAGCTTTATCGCAAGCTGCGTCCAGGTGAGCCTCCGACTGTTACAGGCGGACAACAACTATTAGATTCACGCTTCTTTGATCCTAAGCGTTATGACTTAGGTCGTGTAGGTCGTTACAAAATTAATAAAAAGCTGCGGTTAAATATTCCTGACACATTGCGGGTACTGACAGCCCAAGATGTACTAGCAGCAATTGACTACCTGATCAACTTGGAATTTGATATCGGTAGCACAGACGACATCGACCACTTAGGCAACCGCCGAGTCAGGTCTGTAGGAGAGTTGCTCCAAAATCAGGTGCGTGTAGGTTTAAACCGCTTGGAACGGATTATCAAAGAGCGGATGACCGTTTCCGATGCCGAAACTCTCACTCCTGCGAGTTTAGTTAACCCCAAACCATTAGTAGCAGCCGTCAAAGAGTTTTTTGGCTCCTCGCAGCTATCCCAATTCATGGATCAAACTAACCCATTAGCAGAATTAACCCATAAACGGCGTTTATCTGCTTTAGGTCCTGGCGGTTTGACCAGAGAACGTGCGGGCTTTGCCGTTCGAGATATTCACCCCTCACACTACGGACGAATTTGCCCAATTGAGACACCAGAAGGTCCCAACGCAGGTTTGATTGGTTCACTAGCAACTCATGCACGGGTAAATCAATATGGATTTATTGAAACCCCATTTTGGCCAGTAGAAAAAGGTCGGGTTTTAAAAGATAAGCCAGCCTTATATATGACGGCTGATGAAGAAGATGATTTGCGGGTAGCACCTGGAGACATTCCTGTTGATGAAAACGCGATGATTCTGGGTGAGTCAGTGCCAGTGCGTTATCGTCAGGAATTTACCACCACAACTCCTGACCAAGTGGACTATGTGGCAGTTTCGCCAGTGCAAATTATCTCCGTTGCTACTTCTTTGATTCCATTCTTGGAGCATGATGATGCTAACCGAGCGTTGATGGGATCGAATATGCAGCGCCAAGCAGTACCATTATTACGCCCAGAGCGTCCATTGGTTGGTACTGGCTTAGAAGCGCAGGCAGCAAGAGATTCTGGGATGGTGATTGTTTCTAAGACTGTAGGAGAGGTGAGCTATGTAGATGCCACTTCAATTAGAGTCAGAGACGGGTCAGGCAGAGAAACTGAGTACCCACTACAAAAATATCAACGCTCTAACCAGGATACTTGTTTAAACCAACGTCCCTTGGTGTTTGAAGGCGAAGACGTAAAAGTTGGTCAGATCCTAGCAGATGGCTCTTCAACGGAAGGTGGCGAACTAGCGTTGGGGCAAAACATCCTAGTGGCTTATATGCCTTGGGAAGGTTACAACTATGAAGACGCGATTCTCATCAGTGAAAGACTGGTTTCTGAAGACGTTTATACCAGTATCCACATTGAAAAGTTTGAAATTGAAGCGCGGCAAACAAAGTTAGGTCCTGAAGAAATTACCCGCGAAATTCCTAACGTTGGGGAAGATTCTCTGCGACAGCTTGATGAAACAGGCATTATTCGGGTTGGTGCTTGGGTAGAATCCGGTGACATTCTGGTAGGTAAAGTAACTCCTAAAGGGGAATCGGATCAGCCTCCTGAAGAAAAACTTTTGCGAGCTATCTTTGGTGAAAAAGCTAGAGATGTGCGGGATAACTCCCTGCGAGTACCAAACGGCGAAAAAGGTCGTGTGGTAGATGTGCGTGTGTTCACCCGTGAGCAAGGCGATGAGTTACCACCTGGAGCCAATATGGTTGTACGGGTGTATGTAGCTCAAAAGCGGAAAATTCAAGTGGGCGACAAAATGGCAGGTCGTCACGGGAATAAGGGAATTATTTCTCGAATTTTGCCTCTGGAAGATATGCCTTACTTACCAGATGGTAGAGCCGTTGACATTGTACTGAACCCATTGGGCGTACCTAGCCGGATGAATGTGGGTCAAGTGTTTGAGTGTCTGCTAGGGTGGGCTGGCGAAAATCTAGGATTGCGGTTTAAGCTGACTCCGTTCGACGAAATGTATGGAGAAGAGTCTTCCCGTAGTACCGTACACGGGTTATTACAGGATTCTGTTAAGAAAACAGGCAAAGACTGGCTATTTGACCCAGAAAATGCTGGCAAGACAGCAGTGTATGACGGTCGCACAGGCGAGGCGTTTGACCGACCGATCACGGTAGGTATGGGTTATATGCTGAAGCTGGTTCACTTGGTAGACGATAAGATTCACGCTCGTTCGACTGGTCCATACTCGCTAGTAACACAACAACCTTTGGGCGGTAAAGCACAGCAAGGTGGTCAGCGTTTTGGAGAAATGGAAGTGTGGGCGCTGGAAGCTTTTGGTGCAGCTTATACATTGCAAGAACTGCTAACAGTCAAATCCGATGATATGCAGGGTCGTAATGAAGCACTGAATGCGATCGTTAAAGGTAAGGCTATTCCACGACCTGGAACACCTGAATCTTTTAAAGTGTTGATGCGAGAATTACAGTCTTTGGGACTGGATATTGCAGTTCATAAGGTGGAAACCAAAGAGGACGGAACCAGTCGCGATGTCGAAGTCGATTTGATGGCAGATGTCTCTAACCGCAGGACACCGACCCGACCAACTTACGAATCTCTCTCCCGTGATGAACTGGAAGAAGATGAAGTTTAA
- a CDS encoding TatD family hydrolase encodes MQLIDTHAHINFDVFQSDLEAVRDRWREAGVVKLVHSCVEPQEFTSIQALANKFPELSFAVGLHPLDADKWTHETSDEILSLARADERVVAIGETGLDFFKAENQQQQIEVFTAQLNLAHQLDLPVIIHCRDAATQMRELLQDFWQRHAPVKGVMHCWGGTPEETKWFLDLGFYISFSGIVTFKNATQIHESAKICPSDRILIETDCPFLAPVPKRGKRNEPSYVRYTAEFVANLRDVPLQTLATQTTENACNLFSLSLPST; translated from the coding sequence ATGCAACTGATAGATACTCACGCACACATCAATTTTGATGTTTTCCAGTCAGATCTAGAGGCAGTACGAGATCGATGGCGTGAAGCTGGTGTTGTGAAACTGGTACATTCTTGCGTAGAACCACAGGAATTTACCAGTATTCAAGCCCTAGCAAACAAATTTCCTGAGCTATCATTTGCCGTAGGTTTGCATCCCTTAGATGCAGATAAATGGACGCATGAAACTAGCGACGAAATTTTATCACTGGCTCGTGCTGATGAGCGGGTAGTAGCTATTGGTGAAACCGGATTAGATTTTTTCAAAGCCGAAAACCAGCAACAGCAAATAGAAGTGTTTACAGCACAACTAAACCTTGCACATCAGCTTGATTTGCCTGTAATTATTCACTGTCGCGACGCAGCCACACAGATGCGAGAATTATTGCAAGATTTTTGGCAGCGCCATGCCCCTGTTAAGGGGGTAATGCACTGTTGGGGAGGGACACCAGAAGAGACAAAGTGGTTTTTGGATCTGGGATTTTATATTAGTTTTAGTGGCATTGTCACCTTTAAAAACGCGACGCAGATTCACGAATCAGCCAAGATTTGCCCAAGCGATCGCATTTTAATTGAAACTGATTGTCCATTTTTAGCACCAGTTCCCAAGCGAGGCAAACGTAACGAACCTTCCTACGTGCGTTACACCGCAGAATTTGTCGCGAACTTGCGGGATGTACCACTACAGACACTCGCTACCCAAACTACCGAAAATGCTTGTAACCTTTTTAGCCTGAGCTTGCCATCCACTTGA
- the rpsT gene encoding 30S ribosomal protein S20 — translation MANIKSAIKRVEVAERNRLRNKSYKSAVKTLMKNFFTAVDNYASNPNPEAMQEVQSRINAAYSKIDKAVKRGVLHRNNGANKKSRLVSYLKRHQTPAAS, via the coding sequence GTGGCTAACATCAAGTCTGCTATCAAGCGTGTCGAAGTAGCTGAACGTAATCGGCTGCGAAATAAATCATATAAGTCAGCCGTCAAGACGCTGATGAAAAATTTTTTTACAGCAGTCGATAATTACGCAAGCAACCCCAATCCCGAAGCAATGCAGGAAGTGCAAAGCAGGATCAATGCTGCATACAGCAAGATTGATAAAGCAGTGAAACGCGGAGTACTACACCGCAACAACGGTGCTAATAAAAAATCCCGTTTAGTTAGCTACCTCAAACGGCATCAGACACCAGCAGCTTCATAG
- the hisD gene encoding histidinol dehydrogenase: protein MLRIITEQTEALTELRRICDRTHDDQIFNKEATVREVLQAVKRQGDKALLHYTAEFDGQNLNIEDLRVSGSEMDAAYQQVSKELLNAIQLACKNIEAFHRQRVPKSWVQFGEDDVVLGKRYTPVDRAGLYVPGGRASYPSTVMMNAVPAKVAGVPKIVMVTPPGPNKTVNAAVLVAAQEAGIEEIYRVGGAQAIAALAYGTDTIPKVDVITGPGNIYVTLAKKLVYGTVGIDSLAGPSEVLIIADQTANPTYIAADMLAQAEHDPMAAAILVTTDSVLAKKVQNEVDQQLRNHQRRLLTEKAIAHYGLIVVVDSLEEAAELSNHFAPEHLELEIAEPWELLNQIRHAGAIFLGNSTPEAVGDYLAGPNHTLPTSGAARYASALGVETFMKHSSLIQYSPKALQKVANAIQVLAEAEGLPSHADSVRLRSQGKSEP, encoded by the coding sequence ATGCTGCGAATTATTACTGAGCAGACTGAGGCACTAACTGAACTGCGGCGGATCTGCGATCGCACCCACGACGACCAGATTTTTAATAAAGAAGCCACAGTTCGGGAAGTTTTACAAGCGGTTAAGCGCCAAGGGGATAAAGCCCTCTTGCACTATACTGCGGAATTTGATGGACAAAATTTAAATATTGAAGATCTGCGGGTTAGTGGCTCAGAAATGGATGCTGCATATCAACAGGTATCCAAAGAGTTACTAAATGCGATTCAGTTAGCTTGCAAAAATATTGAAGCGTTTCATCGCCAGCGTGTGCCTAAATCTTGGGTGCAATTTGGTGAGGATGATGTAGTTTTGGGTAAGCGGTATACGCCTGTAGATCGGGCTGGGCTATATGTCCCAGGAGGTCGCGCGTCTTATCCCAGTACTGTAATGATGAACGCTGTTCCAGCAAAAGTGGCGGGTGTTCCTAAAATTGTGATGGTGACACCTCCAGGTCCAAATAAAACGGTGAACGCCGCCGTATTGGTGGCTGCCCAAGAAGCGGGGATCGAGGAGATTTATCGAGTAGGGGGAGCGCAAGCGATCGCCGCTTTGGCTTATGGTACAGACACCATCCCCAAGGTAGATGTAATTACTGGCCCAGGTAATATTTATGTTACTTTGGCGAAAAAACTGGTGTACGGCACAGTGGGGATTGATTCTCTAGCTGGCCCATCGGAAGTGTTAATTATTGCAGATCAAACTGCTAATCCTACATATATAGCGGCTGATATGTTGGCGCAGGCGGAACACGATCCGATGGCGGCGGCAATTTTGGTGACAACTGACTCGGTGCTGGCAAAGAAAGTACAGAACGAAGTTGACCAGCAGTTGAGAAATCACCAGCGACGACTACTTACAGAAAAAGCGATCGCTCATTATGGTTTGATTGTTGTCGTTGATTCCCTAGAAGAAGCAGCAGAACTTTCTAATCATTTTGCCCCAGAACACTTGGAACTAGAAATCGCAGAACCTTGGGAGTTACTTAACCAAATTCGTCATGCTGGGGCGATCTTTTTGGGTAATTCTACCCCAGAAGCGGTGGGAGACTATTTAGCTGGACCAAATCACACTCTACCGACTTCGGGTGCGGCTCGTTATGCTTCTGCTTTGGGAGTAGAAACGTTTATGAAACACTCAAGTTTAATTCAATACTCTCCTAAAGCACTACAAAAAGTGGCTAATGCTATACAGGTTTTAGCTGAAGCTGAAGGTTTACCATCCCATGCTGATTCAGTAAGACTGCGATCGCAGGGTAAGAGCGAACCTTAA
- a CDS encoding universal stress protein, which produces MLKTILVALDESELSERVIKQLGQLQLQPTAKVILSHVMPSDRYEVDVAADRPHTQSEELPYRQIEKQLESYQAQLPCESQLEIVTGEPAEEIIRLAYIYKAELIVIGSRGLTGMKRILQGSVSSQVVADAPCSVLVVKPQ; this is translated from the coding sequence GTGCTAAAAACTATCTTGGTGGCTCTCGACGAATCAGAACTATCAGAGCGCGTAATTAAACAATTGGGGCAACTGCAACTACAGCCAACAGCTAAGGTTATTCTGTCTCATGTTATGCCCTCTGATAGATATGAGGTAGATGTGGCAGCAGACCGACCTCACACTCAATCTGAGGAGTTACCTTATCGACAAATTGAAAAGCAGTTAGAATCCTACCAAGCTCAACTTCCCTGTGAGAGTCAACTAGAAATTGTCACGGGTGAGCCAGCAGAGGAAATTATCCGTCTGGCATATATTTATAAGGCTGAGTTGATAGTAATTGGTAGTCGCGGACTTACAGGAATGAAGCGCATTTTACAAGGCTCAGTTAGTAGTCAAGTAGTTGCTGATGCACCTTGTTCGGTGTTAGTAGTAAAACCGCAATAG
- the crtD gene encoding C-3',4' desaturase CrtD has translation MNNNNSRVVVIGAGIGGLTTGALLARRGYQVLILDQALVPGGCASTFKRQGFTFDVGATQVAGLEPGGIHYRIFQELEVEIPAATYCDPGCGVYLPGEVTPINVWRDPQKWQIERQRQFPGSEPFWKLLAKLFEVSFEFQSRDPVLPPRNLWDLWQLVSAVRPNTMITLPFTLLTVGDALRLYGLGNDRRLRTFLDLQLKLYSQVSAEETALLYAATALGVSQAPQGLYHLQGSMQVLSDRLVEALRKYGGKLLMRHTVEGINLENSGATSVVIRNQKTGEVWTEPADQIVANVTAQNLVQLLEQVPAGYQQRVDKLPPASGAFVVYLGVDQSAIPSNCPPHLQFLYDYDGVIGENNSLFVSVSKLGDGRAPAGKATIIASSFTNTGIWWQCENYEELKQQYTEEAIARLSQFFHLTPETIIYKEAATPRSFARFTARDQGIVGGIGQRVSTFGPFGFANRTPIKRLWLVGDSTHPGEGTAGVSYSALTVVRQIEAS, from the coding sequence ATGAATAATAATAATTCCCGTGTGGTGGTAATTGGGGCTGGGATTGGTGGTTTAACCACAGGTGCGCTGTTAGCTCGTCGTGGCTATCAAGTGTTAATTTTAGACCAAGCTTTAGTACCAGGCGGATGTGCTTCAACCTTCAAACGTCAAGGGTTTACTTTTGATGTTGGGGCAACTCAGGTAGCGGGACTGGAACCTGGTGGTATTCATTACCGGATTTTTCAGGAATTAGAGGTTGAAATTCCAGCAGCAACTTACTGTGATCCAGGTTGTGGTGTTTACTTACCTGGTGAAGTAACACCGATTAATGTTTGGCGTGACCCGCAAAAGTGGCAGATAGAAAGGCAACGTCAATTTCCAGGTAGCGAACCTTTTTGGAAGTTATTGGCTAAGTTATTTGAAGTAAGCTTTGAATTTCAATCCCGTGATCCTGTTTTGCCACCACGTAATTTATGGGATTTGTGGCAACTTGTGTCGGCGGTTCGTCCCAATACGATGATTACCCTGCCATTTACTTTATTAACTGTAGGCGATGCGCTCAGGTTATATGGACTAGGTAATGATCGGCGATTGAGAACGTTTTTGGATTTACAATTAAAGCTTTATTCTCAGGTAAGTGCGGAAGAAACAGCGTTGTTATACGCGGCTACAGCTTTGGGTGTATCTCAAGCACCTCAAGGATTGTATCATCTTCAAGGTAGTATGCAGGTATTAAGCGATCGCCTAGTTGAAGCCCTACGAAAATACGGCGGTAAGCTATTAATGCGTCATACGGTTGAGGGTATAAATCTTGAAAATTCAGGCGCTACAAGTGTTGTTATTCGTAATCAGAAGACGGGAGAAGTTTGGACTGAACCAGCAGATCAAATAGTTGCTAATGTTACTGCCCAAAATTTGGTGCAGTTGTTGGAACAAGTACCAGCAGGTTATCAACAGCGCGTGGATAAATTACCACCTGCATCGGGTGCTTTTGTAGTGTATTTAGGTGTCGATCAAAGTGCGATTCCCTCTAATTGTCCACCTCATTTGCAGTTTCTTTATGACTACGATGGTGTAATTGGAGAAAATAATTCTTTGTTTGTATCGGTAAGTAAACTTGGGGATGGTCGCGCACCAGCAGGGAAAGCGACAATTATTGCTTCTTCGTTTACAAATACAGGAATTTGGTGGCAGTGTGAGAATTATGAGGAACTAAAACAGCAGTATACCGAAGAAGCGATCGCTCGGCTTTCTCAATTCTTCCATTTGACACCAGAAACAATAATATATAAAGAAGCGGCAACTCCCCGCAGCTTTGCCCGCTTCACTGCTCGCGATCAAGGTATTGTTGGCGGTATTGGTCAACGAGTCTCTACTTTTGGTCCCTTTGGTTTTGCTAACCGTACACCAATTAAACGTTTATGGTTAGTCGGAGATTCTACTCACCCTGGGGAAGGGACAGCAGGAGTTAGCTATTCAGCACTAACCGTTGTTAGACAAATTGAGGCAAGCTAA
- the hslO gene encoding Hsp33 family molecular chaperone HslO encodes MADQLIRATAADGGIRAVGVITTRLTEEARRRHKLSYVATAALGRSMSSGLLLASSMKPQQSRVNIRIKGDGPLGGLLVDAGLDGTVRGYVENPSVELPPNAKGKLDVGGAVGEGYLYVVRDVGYGYPYSSTVELVSGEIGDDIAHYLLNSEQTPSALVVGVFVDADGVQASGGILLQVMPKAATDEALVETLESRVATLSGFTPLLQAGKTLPEIFQQLLGDMNLVIFPEVQMLRFHCGCSRQRVMGALKMLGVAELEDMIEKDNGAEATCHFCGEVYQASSDELTELIVDLRSQPV; translated from the coding sequence ATGGCTGATCAGTTAATTCGTGCCACTGCGGCTGATGGTGGCATTAGAGCCGTTGGTGTGATTACAACTCGCCTCACAGAGGAAGCTAGAAGGCGGCACAAGCTTTCTTATGTAGCTACGGCAGCGTTGGGACGCAGTATGTCATCTGGACTGTTGTTAGCTTCTAGCATGAAACCACAGCAGTCGAGAGTCAATATTCGGATTAAGGGTGATGGTCCGTTGGGTGGACTTTTGGTAGATGCTGGATTAGATGGAACGGTACGCGGTTATGTAGAAAATCCATCGGTTGAACTACCACCAAATGCCAAGGGCAAATTAGATGTTGGTGGAGCCGTTGGTGAGGGTTATCTTTATGTAGTGCGGGATGTTGGGTATGGCTACCCTTATTCCAGTACTGTTGAGCTAGTTTCTGGGGAAATCGGTGACGATATTGCCCACTACTTGCTAAATTCAGAACAAACTCCTTCGGCACTGGTTGTAGGTGTATTCGTTGACGCTGATGGTGTGCAGGCATCTGGTGGTATATTGCTCCAAGTCATGCCCAAAGCAGCAACAGACGAAGCTTTAGTAGAAACATTAGAATCACGAGTTGCTACGCTATCAGGCTTTACCCCATTGTTACAAGCAGGAAAAACTTTGCCAGAAATTTTTCAACAATTGTTGGGAGATATGAATCTGGTGATTTTCCCTGAAGTGCAAATGTTGCGTTTTCACTGTGGTTGCTCAAGGCAGCGAGTTATGGGCGCTTTGAAAATGCTCGGAGTTGCAGAACTAGAGGATATGATTGAGAAAGATAATGGGGCAGAAGCAACCTGTCACTTTTGTGGGGAAGTTTACCAAGCTAGCAGTGATGAATTAACTGAGCTAATTGTAGATTTGCGATCGCAACCTGTTTAG